In Tenrec ecaudatus isolate mTenEca1 chromosome 4, mTenEca1.hap1, whole genome shotgun sequence, a single window of DNA contains:
- the PRKCD gene encoding protein kinase C delta type: MAPFLRITFNSYELGPAQEEDEAGQPFCAVKMKEALSTERGKTLVQKKPTMYPEWKSSFDAHIYEGRVIQIVLMRAAEDPLSEVTVGVSVLAERCKKNSGRAEFWLDLQPQAKVLMSVQYFLEDSDCKQSLRGEDEANFPTMNRRGAIKQAKIHYIKNHEFIATFFGQPTFCSVCKEFVWGLNKQGYKCRQCNAAIHKKCIDKIIGRCTGTAANSRDTMFQKERFNIDMPHRFRVYNYMSPTFCDHCGSLLWGLVKQGLKCADCGMNVHHKCQKKVANLCGINQKLLAEALNQVSQRSSRKSDSGSLDSVGVYQSFEKKSGVSGDDTLDNGTYGKIWEGSTRCTVQNFTFHKVLGKGSFGKVLLAELKGKGAFFAIKALKKDVVLIDDDVECTMVEKRVLALAWENPFLTHLYCTFQTKDHLFFVMEFLNGGDLMYHIQDKGRFELYRATFYAAEILCGLQFLHSKGIIYRDLKLDNVMLDRDGHIKIADFGMCKENVLGEGKASTFCGTPDYIAPEILQGLKYSFSVDWWSFGVLLYEMLIGQSPFHGDDEDELFESIRVDTPHYPRWITKEAKDILEKLFEREPSKRLGVTGNIKTHPFFKTINWTLLEKREVAPPFKPKVKSPGDYSNFDQEFLSEKARLSFSDKNLIDSMDQTAFSGFSFVNPKFERLLEK, encoded by the exons AGCGCGGGAAGACACTGGTGCAGAAGAAGCCAACCATGTACCCCGAGTGGAAGTCGTCTTTCGACGCCCACATCTACGAGGGCCGCGTCATCCAGATCGTGCTGATGCGGGCAGCCGAGGACCCACTCTCCGAAGTGACTGTGGGCGTGTCCGTGCTGGCTGAGCGCTGCAAGAAGAACAGCGGCAGGGCCGAGTTTTGG CTGGACCTTCAGCCCCAAGCCAAGGTGTTGATGTCAGTGCAgtatttcctggaagacagcg ATTGCAAGCAGTCACTTCGGGGTGAGGACGAGGCCAACTTCCCCACCATGAACCGCCGTGGGGCCATCAAACAGGCCAAGATCCACTACATCAAGAACCACGAGTTCATCGCCACCTTCTTTGGCCAGCCCACCTTCTGTTCCGTGTGCAAGGAATTTGTCTG GGGTCTCAACAAGCAAGGCTACAAGTGCAGGC AATGCAACGCTGCCATCCACAAGAAATGCATCGACAAGATCATCGGCCGGTGCACTGGCACCGCGGCCAACAGCCGGGACACCATG TTCCAGAAAGAGCGCTTCAACATCGACATGCCGCATCGGTTCAGGGTGTACAACTACATGAGCCCCACCTTCTGTGAccactgtggcagtctgctctggGGGCTGGTGAAGCAGGGCTTAAAATGTGCAG ACTGCGGCATGAACGTGCACCACAAGTGTCAGAAGAAGGTTGCCAACCTCTGTGGCATCAACCAGAAGCTGCTGGCAGAGGCCCTCAACCAAGTCAGCCAG AGGTCCTCGCGCAAGTCAGATTCGGGGTCCTTAGACTCTGTGGGGGTCTACCAGAGTTTCGAGAAGAAGTCTGGAGTCTCTGGAGATGATACCTTAG ATAACGGGACCTACGGCAAGATCTGGGAGGGCAGCACCAGGTGCACCGTCCAGAACTTCACCTTCCACAAGGTCCTGGGCAAAGGCagctttgggaag GTGCTGCTGGCGGAGCTGAAGGGCAAAGGGGCGTTCTTCGCCATCAAGGCCCTCAAGAAGGACGTGGTGCTCATCGACGATGACGTGGAGTGCACCATGGTGGAGAAGCGCGTGCTGGCGCTGGCTTGGGAGAAccccttcctcacccacctctaCTGCACCTTCCAGACCAAG GACCACCTGTTTTTCGTGATGGAGTTCCTCAACGGGGGGGACCTGATGTACCACATCCAGGACAAAGGCCGCTTCGAGCTCTACCGCGCCAC GTTCTATGCAGCCGAGATCCTCTGTGGGCTGCAGTTTCTACACAGCAAAGGAATCATTTACAG GGACCTCAAGCTGGACAACGTGATGCTGGACCGGGATGGCCACATCAAGATTGCCGACTTCGGGATGTGCAAGGAGAACgtgttgggggaggggaaggccagCACCTTCTGCGGGACCCCCGACTACATCGCCCCCGAG aTCCTGCAGGGCCTCAAGTACTCCTTCTCCGTGGACTGGTGGTCCTTCGGGGTCCTCCTCTACGAGATGCTCATCGGACAGTCACCCTTCCACGGCGACGACGAAGACGAGCTCTTTGAGTCCATCCGCGTGGACACGCCACACTACCCCCGCTGGATCACCAAGGAGGCCAAGGACATCCTGGAGAAG CTGTTTGAGCGGGAGCCGTCCAAGAGGCTGGGGGTGACCGGGAAcatcaaaacccaccccttcttcaAGACCATCAACTGGACCCTGCTGGAGAAGCGGGAGGTGGCGCCACCCTTCAAGCCCAAAGTG AAGTCGCCCGGAGACTATAGCAACTTTGACCAGGAGTTCCTGAGTGAGAAGGCACGGCTCTCGTTCAGTGACAAGAACCTCATCGATTCCATGGATCAGACGGCCTTCTCCGGCTTCTCCTTCGTGAACCCCAAATTTGAGCGCCTCCTGGAAAAGTGA